A genome region from Variovorax paradoxus includes the following:
- a CDS encoding STAS domain-containing protein codes for MLVLPTRLTHDEAPACMRMLQQGLKGQADSSSTVVDATALAQFDSSALAVLLECRRESSALGRGFAVKGLSPRLRELAALYGIAGLLPAAP; via the coding sequence ATGCTGGTCCTGCCCACGCGCCTGACCCACGACGAGGCCCCCGCCTGCATGCGCATGCTGCAGCAGGGGCTGAAGGGGCAGGCCGACTCGTCCTCCACAGTGGTCGACGCCACCGCCCTGGCCCAGTTCGATTCGTCGGCGCTGGCGGTGCTGCTCGAGTGCCGCCGCGAGTCCAGTGCGCTGGGCCGTGGTTTTGCCGTCAAGGGCCTGTCGCCGCGTTTGCGTGAGCTGGCCGCCCTGTACGGCATCGCGGGTCTCTTGCCTGCGGCGCCCTGA
- a CDS encoding ABC transporter ATP-binding protein, translating to MPAISFQSVSKTYPPSRQQKAQGKPGLKAVDEVSFQIEPGEFFGLLGPNGAGKTTLISMLAGLSKPTSGAIAVHGFDVQRDYAQARRQLGIVPQELVFDPFFNVRESLRIQSGYFGIRNNEAWIDELLQSLGLADKATANMRQLSGGMKRRVLVAQALVHKPPVIVLDEPTAGVDVELRQTLWQFVARLNKQGSTVLLTTHYLEEAEALCSRIAMLKLGKVIALDRTSELLKSAASNVLRFKTDAMLPWAIAQHARITGRIVQLPAQNAHEVEQLLAAIREAGVAVEDVEMRKADLEDVFIDLMAGEQTPLEVAR from the coding sequence ATGCCCGCGATCTCATTCCAATCGGTCTCCAAGACCTATCCCCCCTCCAGACAGCAGAAAGCCCAAGGCAAGCCGGGGCTCAAGGCCGTCGACGAGGTTTCCTTCCAGATCGAGCCGGGCGAGTTCTTCGGCCTGCTCGGCCCGAACGGCGCGGGCAAGACCACCCTCATCAGCATGCTTGCGGGCCTCTCGAAGCCCACGTCAGGCGCGATCGCGGTCCATGGCTTCGACGTGCAGCGCGACTATGCGCAGGCACGCCGCCAGCTCGGCATCGTGCCCCAGGAGCTGGTGTTCGACCCCTTTTTCAATGTGCGCGAGTCCCTGCGCATCCAGTCGGGCTACTTCGGAATCAGGAACAACGAAGCCTGGATCGACGAGCTGCTGCAAAGCCTGGGGCTGGCCGACAAGGCCACCGCCAACATGCGACAGCTCTCGGGCGGCATGAAGCGCCGCGTGCTGGTGGCGCAGGCGCTCGTGCACAAGCCGCCGGTGATCGTGCTCGACGAGCCCACTGCCGGTGTCGACGTCGAACTGCGCCAGACGCTCTGGCAGTTCGTCGCCCGGCTCAACAAGCAGGGCAGCACCGTGCTGCTCACCACCCATTACCTCGAGGAGGCCGAGGCGCTATGCAGCCGCATCGCGATGCTCAAGCTGGGCAAGGTGATCGCGCTCGACCGTACCAGCGAACTGCTGAAGTCGGCTGCGAGCAACGTGCTGCGCTTCAAGACCGACGCCATGCTGCCATGGGCCATTGCCCAGCATGCGCGCATCACCGGGCGCATCGTGCAGCTGCCTGCGCAGAACGCCCATGAAGTCGAACAACTGCTGGCCGCGATCCGCGAAGCCGGCGTCGCGGTGGAAGACGTGGAAATGCGCAAGGCCGACCTGGAAGACGTGTTCATCGACCTGATGGCCGGCGAGCAGACCCCGCTGGAGGTGGCGCGATGA
- a CDS encoding ABC transporter permease: MTGWRALLYKETLRFWKVGFQTVGAPVLTALLYLMVFGHVLEDHVKVYGTVGYTAFLVPGLVMMSVLQNAFANSSSSIIQSKIMGNLVFVLLTPLSHWGWFLAYVGSSIIRGLAVGLGVFLVTMFFAMPNFVAPVWIVVFALLGAAMLGTLGLIAGLWAEKFDQMAVFQNFLIMPMTFLSGVFYSIGSLPPFWQNVSHLNPFFYMIDGFRYGFFGVSDASPWLSFGIVGTAWLVVSAIAVHLLRIGYKIRG, from the coding sequence GTGACGGGCTGGCGCGCGCTGCTCTACAAGGAAACGCTGCGCTTCTGGAAGGTCGGCTTCCAGACCGTGGGCGCGCCGGTGCTCACCGCGCTGCTGTACCTCATGGTGTTCGGCCATGTGCTGGAGGACCACGTGAAGGTCTACGGCACCGTCGGCTACACCGCCTTCCTCGTGCCGGGCCTGGTGATGATGAGCGTGCTGCAGAACGCCTTCGCCAACAGCTCGTCGTCGATCATCCAGAGCAAGATCATGGGCAACCTGGTCTTCGTGCTGCTCACGCCGCTGTCGCACTGGGGCTGGTTCCTGGCGTACGTCGGCTCGTCGATCATCCGCGGCCTGGCCGTGGGACTCGGCGTGTTCCTGGTGACCATGTTCTTCGCAATGCCGAACTTCGTGGCGCCGGTGTGGATCGTCGTGTTCGCGCTGCTGGGCGCGGCCATGCTCGGCACGCTGGGGCTCATCGCCGGGCTGTGGGCCGAGAAGTTCGACCAGATGGCGGTGTTCCAGAACTTCCTGATCATGCCCATGACCTTCCTGTCCGGCGTGTTCTATTCGATCGGCTCGCTGCCGCCGTTCTGGCAGAACGTGAGCCACCTGAACCCGTTCTTCTACATGATCGACGGCTTCCGCTATGGCTTCTTCGGCGTCAGCGACGCGTCGCCGTGGCTGAGCTTCGGCATCGTCGGGACCGCCTGGCTGGTGGTGAGCGCGATCGCCGTCCATCTGCTGCGCATCGGCTACAAGATCCGGGGCTAG